From a single Dendrosporobacter quercicolus genomic region:
- a CDS encoding B12-binding domain-containing radical SAM protein, translated as MKIVLATLNAKYIHSSLALRYLRNFCRSVGDITIREFSINNGLLEILSQLYAEQPKVVGLACYIWNIGMTLELAGLLKKVLPDTVIILGGPEVSYDPAEIMTDYSAVDYIIQGEGEETLHRLLSSLKANSGIAGIANLTGRVNGRIASTGGPGIVAELDRIPFPYQDDDMTVLKDKIIYYESSRGCPFSCQYCLSSTTSGVRFLSLERVMQDLRFFIKHEVRQVKFVDRTFNARKDHYLPLLKFIASQDCRTNFHFEIAADLLDDEALTVLKAMPKGRVQLEIGVQSTHKPTLIKIKRSNNWPKIVEYVTRIISFGNIHVHLDLIVGLPEENYEQFGRSFNDVYRLKPQMLQLGFLKMLKGSGIRCSAGEHRYIFMESAPYQVLGNKYLAYHEIRKLQLLESVFEQIYNTNRFSNSLDCFIEFHGGNAFAFYTALTEFWEENQLHLVAHSAKALYLHLFEFCQKHYQAAVLLCAELLKFDALVNDRGSIRPEVLNWNENRWNEETTRFWRNTELVRKYIPDYQFGTWRELKKKYHIEVFSIDIPAYLAGDKSLAIANQPVLFLLAGDSVGCKTIDRHDFWQGGQ; from the coding sequence ATGAAAATAGTTTTAGCTACACTCAATGCCAAGTACATTCATTCCTCATTGGCACTAAGATACTTGCGTAATTTCTGCCGCTCAGTCGGTGACATTACGATCCGGGAGTTTAGTATTAATAACGGGCTGTTGGAAATTCTCAGCCAGCTATACGCCGAGCAGCCAAAGGTTGTCGGCCTGGCCTGTTATATCTGGAATATCGGCATGACTCTGGAGTTGGCCGGTTTGCTGAAAAAAGTACTTCCCGATACGGTGATTATTTTAGGCGGCCCTGAAGTATCGTATGATCCGGCTGAAATTATGACTGACTACAGTGCTGTTGACTATATTATCCAGGGGGAAGGCGAGGAAACCTTGCACCGGCTGCTGAGCAGTTTAAAAGCAAATTCCGGCATTGCCGGAATTGCCAATTTAACAGGGCGTGTTAATGGAAGGATTGCCAGTACAGGCGGGCCGGGAATCGTAGCGGAGCTTGACCGAATACCTTTTCCTTATCAGGATGATGATATGACGGTCTTAAAGGATAAGATCATTTATTATGAAAGCTCGCGCGGCTGCCCGTTTTCCTGCCAGTATTGCCTGTCAAGCACGACTAGCGGAGTGCGCTTCTTGTCATTAGAACGGGTAATGCAGGATTTGCGTTTTTTTATCAAACACGAGGTCAGGCAAGTAAAGTTTGTTGACCGGACCTTCAATGCCAGGAAAGACCACTATCTGCCGCTGCTAAAGTTTATTGCGTCCCAGGATTGCCGGACCAATTTCCACTTTGAGATAGCCGCGGATCTATTAGATGATGAAGCTTTAACGGTGCTAAAGGCCATGCCCAAGGGCAGGGTGCAGCTGGAAATCGGCGTGCAATCAACTCATAAGCCGACCTTAATCAAAATTAAACGAAGCAATAACTGGCCTAAAATTGTTGAGTATGTAACCAGAATTATTTCGTTCGGCAATATTCACGTTCATTTGGATTTAATTGTTGGTCTTCCCGAGGAGAACTATGAGCAGTTTGGCCGGTCGTTCAATGATGTGTACCGTCTAAAGCCGCAGATGCTGCAGCTTGGTTTTTTAAAAATGTTGAAAGGGTCGGGAATAAGATGCAGCGCCGGGGAACACCGTTATATTTTTATGGAATCAGCGCCATATCAGGTGTTGGGGAACAAGTATTTAGCCTACCATGAAATCCGCAAATTGCAGTTGCTGGAAAGCGTTTTCGAACAAATATATAATACCAACCGATTTTCAAATTCATTAGACTGTTTTATCGAATTTCATGGCGGTAATGCCTTTGCGTTTTATACTGCATTGACAGAGTTTTGGGAAGAGAATCAGCTCCATCTTGTGGCGCACAGCGCCAAAGCGCTTTACCTGCACCTGTTTGAATTTTGCCAAAAGCACTATCAGGCAGCTGTTTTACTGTGTGCTGAATTATTGAAATTCGATGCTTTAGTGAATGATCGCGGTTCGATCAGGCCGGAAGTGCTAAACTGGAATGAAAATAGGTGGAATGAAGAAACCACTAGATTCTGGCGCAATACGGAGCTTGTTCGCAAATACATTCCGGATTATCAATTCGGCACTTGGCGGGAGCTTAAGAAAAAATATCATATTGAAGTATTTTCAATTGATATTCCCGCTTATTTGGCGGGAGACAAAAGTTTGGCCATTGCCAACCAACCGGTACTATTCTTGCTGGCCGGAGACAGTGTTGGCTGTAAAACGATTGACCGGCATGATTTTTGGCAGGGAGGGCAATAA
- a CDS encoding TIGR01212 family radical SAM protein (This family includes YhcC from E. coli K-12, an uncharacterized radical SAM protein.) gives MQRYNTYSEYLKRRYGEKVYKLPVGLPVTCPNRDGACGTQGCTFCGEIGAGYENLPASMTVTDQINANRAHISPKYKAEKFIAYFQNFSNTYLPPDQLKHYVQQACQPDIVSIALATRPDCVNDQYLEMLCGIGREQGKDISLELGLQTVNYHSLVQVNRGHTLAEFIDAVLRIKKYKIDVCVHLILNLPWDNRTDVIENAKILSALGVEQVKLHALYIVKGTVMAEMYQRGELQLISKEEYVQRVVTFLEYLHPQIVVQRLLGRAPQSNTLFTNWQTGWWKIRDDIEKMLEAQDSRQGKLCTYLNGSAVKKFL, from the coding sequence ATGCAACGATACAACACATATTCCGAATATCTAAAACGGCGGTATGGCGAAAAAGTGTATAAACTGCCGGTAGGGTTACCGGTTACCTGCCCTAATCGCGACGGCGCCTGCGGGACGCAGGGGTGCACTTTTTGCGGCGAAATAGGCGCAGGCTATGAAAATCTTCCGGCCTCAATGACGGTTACAGACCAGATCAATGCTAACCGGGCGCACATTTCCCCTAAGTATAAAGCTGAGAAGTTCATTGCCTACTTCCAAAATTTCAGCAATACTTATTTGCCGCCTGACCAATTAAAACACTATGTGCAGCAAGCTTGCCAGCCTGATATTGTCAGTATTGCGCTGGCAACACGGCCGGACTGTGTCAATGACCAATATCTGGAGATGTTGTGCGGGATTGGGCGCGAGCAGGGGAAGGATATCAGCCTTGAGTTAGGCTTGCAAACTGTCAATTATCATTCTTTGGTCCAAGTGAACCGGGGTCATACTCTGGCTGAATTCATAGATGCGGTTTTGCGCATTAAAAAATATAAAATTGATGTTTGCGTCCATTTGATTTTGAACTTGCCGTGGGACAATAGGACTGACGTCATTGAAAACGCCAAGATTTTATCGGCGCTGGGCGTTGAGCAGGTAAAACTGCACGCGCTTTATATTGTTAAAGGAACAGTGATGGCCGAGATGTATCAGCGGGGCGAATTACAGTTGATCAGCAAAGAAGAATATGTTCAGAGGGTCGTAACCTTTTTGGAATATCTCCACCCGCAAATTGTTGTGCAAAGACTGCTTGGCCGCGCTCCGCAAAGCAATACTTTGTTTACCAACTGGCAAACCGGCTGGTGGAAAATCAGGGATGACATCGAAAAAATGCTTGAAGCCCAGGATAGCCGGCAAGGCAAGTTGTGCACCTATTTAAATGGCAGTGCAGTAAAAAAGTTCTTATAA